AGAGACTTTTGTATTGGATTTGCTCCTAAACTTTATAGTACAACTTTTAAAGGCTGGAATCTAATGTTCATATTTTAATTACACATTTAGAAAGGTGATTTATGATAAATAAATATATTGTAGAGAACCTATTTGGCATTAATGGATTAAATATTGCATGGTATGGAGTTATTATTGGGTTCGGAATTTTAATTGGGGTTTTTATCGCCTGTCATGAAGCAAAACAACAGAACCTAAAAAATGATATTATCTTTGATTTCCTCTTTTTAGCACTCCCCATCGCTATTATCTGCGCAAGGATTTATTATGTTGTATTTGAATGGAAACAGTATACTGGGAACTTTATGAAAATAATTGCTATTTGGGAAGGTGGACTTGCTATATATGGAGGTGTTATCGGCGGATTAATTGCTGCGATTATATTTTCTAAACGCAACCATTTTCCACTTTTTCGTCTTATTGACATGGTTGTACCTAGCTTAATTCTTGGGCAGGCAATTGGGCGCTGGGGTAATTTTATAAATCAAGAAGCTTATGGAAACGTAGTCACTAATCCAGAACTCCAGTTTTTCCCCTACTCCGTATATATAGAACAGTTAGGAGAATGGCATCAAGCTACATTTTTCTATGAAAGCATGTGGAATTTATGCATATTTACCATACTGATTTATTTTCGAAAAAGGACAAAGTTTAGCGGTCAACTTTTAGCAACTTATTTTATGGGATATGGATTAGGCCGATTTTGGATTGAAGGGTTACGTGCAGATAGCCTTTACTTATTCTCTGGGCTTAGAATATCGCAAATAGTATCATTGGTTCTAATTATTACAGGAATTATTATGATTGTCTTACGGAAAAAACTCTTAAAAGAAGCACCTGAGTATAAAGGTGAATATATGATTAAATAAAAAGATACCTCTGCCAGTTTTGACACTGAAGGTGTCATAAATCATAAACCCTTCGCAATGTCCAAAGTGCTGAGTCACCATTCCTTTATCACTTGCTACAGCAATTTTTATCATTTTAGTTTTCCTCCATTTCTTCTAATATTTTAGCAACAGGCTTAAGCCAATCACCATCAAAGAGTTCTATCACGCCCTTATCACACGCGGCTGAAATTTTGGGATTGATAGGAATCTTAGCAAGCACTTTTAATTTGTGCTTTTCGGCAATTTCATCAATATGGCTGTCTCCGAATATTTTGTGCTCCTTACCACAATCCGGACATTTATAGCAGGACATATTTTCTACTAAACCAATGATAGGGATATTCATCAGCTCAGCCATCTTTACTGCTTTTGATACAATCATGGATACCAGTTCCTGTGGTGAAGTTACCACAATAATCCCGTCAACTGCAATGGATTGAAATACCGTAAGAGGGACATCGCTGGTACCTGGTGGCATATCAATAAACATGAAATCCACATCACTCCAGATAACATCCGTCCATAACTGCTTTACCGTATTACCAATTATAGGCCCTCTCCACACAACAGGATCAGTATCATTCTCTAAAAGCAAATTGATAGAC
The nucleotide sequence above comes from Clostridiaceae bacterium. Encoded proteins:
- a CDS encoding prolipoprotein diacylglyceryl transferase → MINKYIVENLFGINGLNIAWYGVIIGFGILIGVFIACHEAKQQNLKNDIIFDFLFLALPIAIICARIYYVVFEWKQYTGNFMKIIAIWEGGLAIYGGVIGGLIAAIIFSKRNHFPLFRLIDMVVPSLILGQAIGRWGNFINQEAYGNVVTNPELQFFPYSVYIEQLGEWHQATFFYESMWNLCIFTILIYFRKRTKFSGQLLATYFMGYGLGRFWIEGLRADSLYLFSGLRISQIVSLVLIITGIIMIVLRKKLLKEAPEYKGEYMIK
- a CDS encoding Mrp/NBP35 family ATP-binding protein; translation: MSENCNQSCNSCLEDCAERKEKKNALSEKPHEISSIKKVIGVVSGKGGVGKSLVTSLLAVTMNRMGYHTAILDADVTGPSIPKAFGIREKATGSEFGLFPVRSKTGIDIMSINLLLENDTDPVVWRGPIIGNTVKQLWTDVIWSDVDFMFIDMPPGTSDVPLTVFQSIAVDGIIVVTSPQELVSMIVSKAVKMAELMNIPIIGLVENMSCYKCPDCGKEHKIFGDSHIDEIAEKHKLKVLAKIPINPKISAACDKGVIELFDGDWLKPVAKILEEMEEN